ATGTCGATTACAAAACTGTCCACATTCTTGAGCGTGCCGGGCACATACATACTTCCTGTGAGCGGGACTAGAATTTCCTTATTTTCCCAATCGGGTTTGATTTGTTCTAGGGCTTCCTTGGAAGTCGCGTATTTACCCTTGCACTTTAGGAGTGTTTGCATTGATTCCTGGAACACATTCATTTCCTGCAAAACAAGCAATATATTAGCTCTGCAGTGCGCCTCCCAGCAAACATTACAAAGAGCCCAATTTGGTCATGGCCTGGAAATATGGACAAATCCGCCTGACGCATCGCCGAGGGCGGTACTCACCGTTTCAAATTCCATTTTCACCCGCTGCAACTGTTGTAAGCCGAGCTTGGTTAAGTCGATTTGTTCGGGTTTATCGCCTCCTTTATTGCCGGACATGTTTCGCTGGATGATTAATTCCTTCCAATGGACAAAATTGCGAATTTATCGACCGAGTGTTCCGACTCCTCTGCTTTGACAGCGCGCCGCCGATTGGGAAATGTCAGACGAAAAGCACATGAAGTACGGCCAAGCGTTGCCAGAAAAATTTAATTGGTTTCATGAGTGGAGACTGGAGAATTTCAACAAGAAGTTCTTCGCCTGTCAAACGTGTCGTAATTTTGAGGTTGGGTGTATTGTTATGGCAGGGATCTGCGCCAGGTTCTCGAATTTAACGTCGAGATTTTCAATAGTGCGAGGATTCAGGATGTCAGCGCTTTTAAGAGCGGAAAAGGTTCTTGAAGAACTGAAGGAGAAAAACCCTTATTATGAGAAGTATGCGAGCAAAATTGCGGCCCTGCAACAAACATCACCAGAGGAGTTCTTGGAGAGGGTGGATGCTgctgagaagaaaaaggaaaccaaGCCCGGGTCAGAAAGGTAATTTTCATGATAACTTATTTTgtttatcattaactttatttgatatcAACTTCATACTGGGATTCGGTTTTAAAGGTTGGTGGTGGTAATAAATCTGGCTGAAATCGCATTTGTTTCAGTTGCCATAAGGAGCTGCTATTATGCATAGCATGAACAAAATATAGAAAGTCGCATGCGTCAATCTGTTAAAAAAGTGCAGGATTGGCTTCTTCAAATACTAGTCAACAGCCCTCTTTACAACTAGCAAACACCAAACCttaaatttggttttttttttggaatatatCAACTAAGCTGTTGATGCTAGTTTGTTCTCTTACCGACCTAATAACCTAGGCCAGATGATTCTGGATTGCTAGTTCGAATCATTGTAGGCTAGTGTGCTTAAATAAGAACACCTCTCTACCTGCTCTCCCCGATTGCGACAGCTTCAGCGTTTTGCCACCGTTTCCTCTTTCCTCTCGTTCTCAATTATTTCCTTCAAGCTGCTATGACCCAGGAACGTGGAATGTCCAATAAACCATatcatcttttctcaaataccgtgactacgctgatgacatctccaTGTTCTCTAATCGAGTATTGGTTCCTGGGCAAATGTTTTTGCAATTGGGAGATTGAGGCAAGTAGACTCGGACTAAAGATTCGCACtctgccttgacatcctcaagTCGTTATATTGGTGGATGCCCCTTTGATATTATATGAGCTTTACGAGTTAGAGTGCATGAAGGGTAGAATGAGTTTTTAAATCAAATCGCTTTGATGTGCGGTCGATCCGGACGCAGCCATAGACGAACTCCGGGTTTGTATGTCGCCAAGGTATGCACTAAATACTGGTAGTTtcagagattagattttttgtaacaagggtagcttcctccaaactacgatttttagttttcaatgcaaatatatatttcgggggcaacttaccccctttatcattacaaagctactaaaaataattgcgattatACGTTTCTTTTACACTTATtcactaattacttaaattactttgaaactattttttttgagaattgaaatagtttcagctctggccaagctctggtcaacaagacggatttgcgctcaatataatttgtagtcatgttgtgttctgcgaattatataaaggagcattcaacatctgcgagccacttcggtcacgttgctcccaaggcagaggtgaggcagagtctgacgatttgcccctGCGCTGACAAGAAACCGTAAACCCGTCATCGCACATacctttaaacattttttttaactatcaaccggcgagtcttattaattttgaggagtAGCTACCAGAATCTGTCTTTAATAACCGCGTCTTCTctgaaaatttctaaactttccccagggtccaaggttgtcgttcggtttttATGACCCAAGAGcttgaatggtatgggcttcgAATATGTGTGCTACCattgatgatcttatgcacgatttttgtttccgaacactgcttactgcttccttgatgtgttcattaaatctagtttttatcaggcgtttagtctttcctatgtatatcttattacagtcgctgcacgttatttgGTAGATCCCGCTGTTTTTCCTCTGCTGCtaaaggatccttgacgcttcccagtaaattccgcaaggtggacgatcgactcgaactTACGACTTTCAGTTGAAACCACCAATTCCTGATGTTAAATAAgtaggaatacgggatacttTGAGATATCCGTCTCGTGGTTGTCTCCTTATGCTGCGAGAATAGTGTtatataggcatgcctattgtgttgctagATTTTCCTTACGATCAGTTTCTCATTAGTCCGAGGATTATACCCATTTTTAGTAGCGGTGCCAATAATATGttgtcgttccttattgaagccGTATTCCGAAaaagggtatgtgatcagtcggtgaatcatgtaattataggctgccattttttgggaaaatatatggtgcaaaGTTACTGGTATccttctctgcgttgctgtaggcttacggtGTATATCAAACTTAAGTTTCCCGCTAGAGTTGATGATATTTAGATCTAGGAAGGGTAgagccccatccttttctacctctagtgtttATGATGAACCTTGCTaatagaggagatgaccatgtcgatatcgtctcttctaacaatcgcaaatcCGGCAtttacatacctaaaccatactttaggcattattcccctcgaaTGAACTCCTTCGATTGATGATATGTGATGGGGTTCCCCATCActactcccgaagtagttttgtaaaATCTATCCCGAaccgtaaaatagttttcgttcatgcagagcctgataaggtttgcatagattcgaacttttcttctccattccgggctaggtccaaactggctcagccatctctcgagttcgaaGTTCGAGTTCAAACAATGCCTTCACGtcgaacgacaccatcacctgGTCCTCACCCATCCTCTGCTGGTGCATTGCAGATTTTGTATTAGTTCATGGGAGTTAGCCACTGAATACTTACTCTTCGTTGTCCCAAGGGCCTGGCACTCATCgatcaaccacttggcgatgttgtacgtcggtgagttcgagtcCGCGATGATTTTTCGCATCTCGCCCCTCTCCTGGTGAATTTTCGGTTGGCAATTTACAGTTTACCCTTGCTCGGTTGCTTGGCGCACGGTTCCTCCGCGCGAGGGATCCTCGCCCTAAATCAAAGATTAAATGCTTCAGCCGTGTGAAaacgatcatttctttcacggatccattctcagaaattacccaaccgaaaaatctgaaaaaaatcaagtggctaccactatatggccttcgaaataccctccataccgatatctgttcaaatcaagttaataataggacattactatagtttttagtaattgacaactTAGCTCTTTGAGTTCATTCGGGACTCCCGAAGCAGaattgtaggctataacatggaGCATGAGCACCAgtttgctaacaaagttataataggtcaaagttgccgttttGGTGtcaattcaagactttaaatgtcagtatcacgcgaaagtgaatattctcagatAATATTTGCGTCGATACGTCGatactaaatggcttgtaaacaaagaaCAAATTGACAGATTGATGAAGAGTGTACtaatataacaaaaaaattcGGCTAGTAGCAACCTATCGAACCCCAGaacttattgaaaaatatatcaTAGTACATATTCTGGATTTGAATATTTGGAGGATGTTTACTATTGAAAGGGTTATAGTTGAAGATTGTTTTCGAGTTAGATCATTATGCTTTGAATGTATAATAATCTCACGATGTTAAATTACTTTTACTTTGAAATATGTGTGGTTACAATCTGAGTATTCTAAAAGGAGGTGAGATTCCTAAACGAATTCAGGGGTCCAGTTATCACACAGCATGCGCACTATTTCGTTTTAACTGGAAACATGTCTTAGGAATGATTTGAAACTATATGAAAATAATAACTTTTTTGAAATACAACATcggttagcaagaaaaattgcgaacttttggccgcgttcgagagaagaatcctccgaagaatttttggccccctacatgaggatggacgattccgtagcctacacaatgacgaaatatatgagcgataccatgaccgtccggttgtggataaaatccggctcaataagttacggtgggcgggtcacttaatccgtatggatgaagatgatcccacccggagagtctataagggcaatatctatggtagaaaaagaagacgaggcagaccctgcctaagatggagcgatggcgtgggccaggacgccagacagcttttagggatatcgaattggtggacatcggcgcaaaaccgggatatctggagttccttattaaggcaggcctagatcgaataccggttgttgcaccgttgatgatgatgatgatgaacatcgGTTATAACGATAAATTGTTTATTATGACCAATTTTCCAATACCGACTCAAGAACCACACAATTTCTTTCTGGGTCATATCGGATATAACGATATCGCTTATTACGAAATGTCAGCTTTAACCATTCATTTTTTGGATGAATTCCAGGGAAAATCGGATATAACGACTTATGAAGTCGATCCGCTCACAGAAATGGATTCAACGTTTTCGTCTACTTTACGGAATCGTTCCCGAAAAATGCATTGAGAAACTTGCTAGTGTTTCGTCAATCGCAGTGGAAGACTGGCTGCGAATAGTTTAGATAAAGCTCCGAGAAAATTATTCAGATTACTTAATTTATAATATTGATGAGGCAGGGGTATTTTTCAAGATGATACCTGACAAAACATTCAAATTTTGAGGAGAAAAGTGTACTGGTGGAAAAATGAGCAAGTAGAGGATAACAATTTTGGTTGGAGGAAGTAAAGGAAAACATAAGAATTCTAAATGCTTCAGAAACTGTAGGTCACTTCCGGTATAATATGAGAGTAATTCAATTATTCGGATTACCTCTAttctttttggaaaatattttcaaaactggaATTGTGCAtaaaaaaaatgaggaaaaagtCCTACAGTTAGTCGATTATTGTCTAGCGCCTCTTGCTATAAGCGGTCTATTCATTCAACTGGAATTTTTGTTACCGAATATTACATCTATAGTCATTAGATCAGAGGGTTATAAGATCTTTAAAAGCGAAATATAGAGAAATTACAAATTCTAAAGATAATAAACTCAATTGAATCCAACGACAATTTTTAAAATACagttatatgctattattaactttaacctagattttgtatcgatgcattattgtgattttttttaaagattattCGGTTGTaaaggttctaagaacgagaccggtTTTACTTTTTGAGGCGCACATTTTGATTCCCCACTGCCCTGTAGAAAGaaaaccattttcgaaaagtactaattgagactctTCGTTTGACACTATAAATGacaatattctgtgaaaaaaattttgctcccaccttttgcatatatgtggAGTCCAATCTTGAAagcaacacaaaatgatgcacATGTAGCGGTTCACAGATCGCATTTCCACTAAATATCAATAGCTCCAGCCATTTCAGAGTAAATctcgcgtgacagacagacagacattgaatcgatttcaacaaggttttgtttcacacaaaactttaaaaagacccGCTAGATAACGTGTCTTATCGAAAACACCTTAGAACCATATATTTGCGGAAAAAATTTGCGCTCGGTTTTTTTATCGCTACTGTACTAAAAGGCCGATGAAAAGAGCAATAGTTTGAAATGCTTGATGGTAATTTGAGAGCCTCACGATTTCATCTGAACCAAGCTTATAATAGAGAGAAACCACGAACGTAGCTCAGACAAGCAGATCCGTTTTTGAACGAGCCAAAGGCTGTCttattggtggcagagggatttgtgtcgtgactggatgtccactatatggtacctaggctctgaACTACCCTAAATatcggtatctgttcaaataaagttaataatgctatattactagattttttaataattggctgaaacacccccttaagttcatgctagtatcacgaaattgaaaaaatgtaggctataatatatgattgatgatgatgatatatgatatatatacaataggtcaaagttgtcgtttctttgtaaattcaagactttgaatgtcaatatcatttgaaagtggatattttcacatattatatgcttatattacgtggtacgtactaatgggacaaatgcacatttaAATAGCTTTAtacataaatacacaaaacctttcatacctgaagcgtccagctctgGTTTCTCTCGCAAATACcgataaataacactagccAATTAAAAAAagtaagtcttaattatttgaaatgtaTACCAAAGCTGTTTCCTATCAAATTGGTGCCTTATCAAACAATTTCTTGTTTGTTACCCAAAATCGTAATCTCTAGAGTGTGGAATATAGCATCAAAATTGAACTGTTAGCAATTTAAATTTACTATTACCAAAGAGCTTTATCGTTAGTAGGTAATGACTCTCCCTCGCTTTTCCTATTCTCAATTTCGGCGTGTTTTCGCGACATGAAACTATTAACTTCTGTGCCACTACAAGCTATCTTATgcgaaaatttcctcttctggaGTCATCAGTCAGCAATCAGCCAAATTAATTGCAGCACGTTATTTTAATGGCCTGCACATAGAAAATTTCCAAGCTTTGGTAGCCACATTTTTCGACGACAATTTCATCACAATGAGAATACTCTAGGCAATCTAATGTTTTCCCGGACCGTTTTAGTTTCTTTCTGCTTTAAttataaaaaccaaccaactagatttttagctataaaatAAAGCCCATATGTCTTCGACatattattttataaatatgTTCAATTTCCCGGTAGtgtaatttcaaataatttaatctctAGACACATTTTTTACATCAGAGAAGTAAAGCCAAAATCATCCCCCAGTGATCGGTCCGAGGATTTTGTGATGGAAATTTGAAAACCAAATTAAAACGAGATTAATTTGAGGTCGGAGTGACAATTATGAATTTGGAAGGAGGATAATTGATATGTTAAAGGATGATAGATAGGagggaatggaaaaatgctgcatccaAGCAAATCTATGTTTTCGTCAGCTCATTGCAAGGCAAAGGCGAACGAAATGACATGCATTCTCCAAAATCATGGACACTATCGAACTTCGGGGTTTACGAGATGTATGAGAAAGACAGCTGAAGACTAACATACA
The window above is part of the Hermetia illucens chromosome 3, iHerIll2.2.curated.20191125, whole genome shotgun sequence genome. Proteins encoded here:
- the LOC119651538 gene encoding probable prefoldin subunit 5 gives rise to the protein MSGNKGGDKPEQIDLTKLGLQQLQRVKMEFETEMNVFQESMQTLLKCKGKYATSKEALEQIKPDWENKEILVPLTGSMYVPGTLKNVDSFVIDIGTGYYVEKNLEDSKDYFKRKVDYVQEQIEKIDMLQMQKSQFLNAVHEVIEMKVAALQSKQQPT